A window of Sorex araneus isolate mSorAra2 chromosome 3, mSorAra2.pri, whole genome shotgun sequence genomic DNA:
ATGGGAAAAGCAGCCCATGGCCACCAAAAGCATGTGGCAGGCAAGAGACCAAGCCACTGCCACTGCAGCTCACTTACAGTATACTTACACAACTTACAGCTGTGAACTTACACAACTCACCAGCACCCACTCCTCTCTTCCCTGGCCTCAGTGGTCCTCCTTCCAGTGAGATCACCGCAGGTTTCACCCCAGAATGCCCGAAGCCCCACAGGCACATCTGCATGAGCCTACATCCACATTCACTCCTGTTGTGAAGGAATGTATTTGAAAACTTCGCAGTGTGCTGTATAGGAAAACTACCCTAAAATCCAGGTGTTTGCTATACATTAGCATgtgaactgtgtctcacagtTGGAGCTTCTGGAGTGAGTGTACTTTTTAAAGATGAGTATTATACCTTGTGGGCCAAGGTGGTGACAGAGTAGaaaaggtgctcaccttgcacttcgctgacccaggtttgatacccgagCACCCGAGATGGGCTCCTGACCCTTGGgagaactgattcctgagctcagagccaggagtcagccacaaACCCCgcagggtggggcccccaaataCTGCAACAACAAATGGTAACTAATgaagaaatcaaaaccaaaaataaattcatgtgcaAAGACAAATTCTACAATGAAACATGTAAAGGATTGAACAGTGGGTCCTTAAatcctggggttttttttttttggattttttataTGCTGCAGAAGCCCATGTTTTATCCTgaatacttattctttttttctctgctctCAAATCATggggttgtgtgtctgtgtttatgtgtgcgtgcgtgtttcGTTTTTGGGCaacaaccagcagtgttcagggattattcctagctctgggaTGAAGGATGAGTCCTGGTAGGGAtcgaggaccatatgagatgccagatgTATAGAGAACCTGTTTGGCcacttgaaaggcaagtgccctacttgttgtactctTTTTCTGACCctttctaataaattattttcagcaCGCCAGGAGCGAGCCCTAGTCAAAGCTCCTATCCACTCACCAACACCTCCAAAACAAATATATTCcttcaaatattttactttaccATTTACAtttactcataaataaatttatttctggatgtgcgtgtggggatggggggaagatGGCCCTTGGcttcccacacagtgctcagggcacccagggGCCAACAAGGAGATACTTGGTTATCCAGACTGGATGATTCAATTCTCAAGATTTGAGCTTCTGTGCGACAAAACAATCAGGTACCTCGAggtcagcttaactaaggaggtaaagaacttgttcaaagaaaactacaaaacgcaacttcaggaaataaaagaggacacgaggaaatggaaagatatctcctgctcatgaattggaagaattaacattgtcaaaatggcaatactccctaaagcgttatacagattcaatgctatccctataagaatacccatgacattcttcaaagaaatgaagcaaacactcctgaaattcatatggaacaataagctcccatgaatagctaaagcaattcttgggaaaaagaaaatgggaggaatcaaactccccaacttgaaactctactacaaagcggtaataattaaaacagcatgatactggaacaaaggcagagccacagacaaatggaacagggttaaatattctgacacccctccccaaatatatgatcatctaatctttgataagggaggaagaaatgtgaagtggagcaaggaaagccttttcaacaaatggtgctggcaaaactggacagatacatgcaaaaaaaaaaaaaacagactcagacctctacctaacaccatgcacaaaagtcaaatcaaaatggattaaagacctcacatcagaccagaatctgcAAAgtgcattgaagaaaaggtcggcaaaactccccatgatattgaagctaacagaatctcaaagatgacatgccattgaccatgcaagtgaaaacagagataaacaaatctaagaagcttctgcacctcaaaagaaacagggatcaaaatacaaagacagtctacagaatgggaaaggatattcacccaatacccatctgataaggggttgatatcaaggatatataaggcactggttgaactgcacaagaagaaaacaccccatcaaaaatggggtgctgaaatgaacaaaaactttctcaaagaagaaatctgaatggctaaaaggcacatgagaaaatgctcttcatcactaatcaccgGGCAGATGGAGATCAAAACCACAAAGAGGTAACATCTCACACcattgtgtaaacacaaaaaaggggcagCAGTGCTCTATCTTTCCCACTGCCCACGTTCAGTGgttcacgccgcttcccccaccctggggaggttgatggtgatgggcaggcaaaggaaagaaTGGGAGCCAGGCTGGCTGGTCTCaactgccatttattccattcccatctccattctcttctgattctcctcctgcttctcacTCCCCCATGctatttcattctccttctcgctctctcatcaatctccttctcctcctggctctggctctggctctggatcCCCTGATCtagcacccccagcccactcttacagtctaaTTAAacccccaagcatgaggggttggggcttacacatagatgtggtcacaatcaataggggtaaagttctttccctcagggtatgctttttctaggacagattctctttcagcagaatgACCCACGCAAGGGAAGAAtgccatgggtgtgtttctcctctccttcataatgttaatcattttatatggacacagtaagagatatattaagcttatagaattgctctcctggggtcatctcgatctcaggctacagtgctcagaacAGATTAGTTTTTCTATCccaagcagggtcctagtctcgtcgttacttttaggtgatgacagcatttgtccatgatcaagctcttaacttatagttaagaatcgtggcactttggcctggcccattttaatgccagggtagctcacaacttgccctgtaTCCTTTCAGTCCCccgtcgggactctgcttttggggtgctaggaactaagggcaactgaggcttaagtcaagaaagcagatgctatactatacttttttgcttatctgggatatattcccagcagtggtattgctgggtcaaataggagctcagtatctaattttttgagaagagtccatattgttttccaaaagggctgaacaagtcagcattcccaccagcagtaagcaaaaaagtatattccCACCCAgataagcaaaaaagtatagtcgaaatgacatctgcccttatctgttcatcacagcactatttacaatagccagaatctgaaaaaaacccaagtgcccgagaagagatgactggttgaagaaaatttggtacatctatacaatggaatactatgcagcattagaaaaaatgaggtaatgtactttacatataaatggatcagcatggaaagtaccatgctaagtaaaatgagtcagaaagagagagacagggggctggagtgatagcacagcgagtagggcgtttgccttgcacgcggtcgacccgggttcgattcccagcatcccatatggtcccctgagcaccgccaggggtaattcctgagtgcagagccaggagtgacccctgtgcatcaccgggtgtgactcaaaaagcaaaaaaaaaaaagaaagagagagacagacagaaatattgcactcatctgtggaatatagaataacagaataggagactaacacccaaaaatagtagaaataagtaccaggaggttgactccttggtttggaagctggcctcacatgctggagagagggcagctcagatagagaagtgaccacCACCAAGTTAAATGTGGtggaggccacgcaggggaagggtgatgcgtgctgaatgtagactagagattgaacacaatggccactcaacacccctattgcaaaccacaacacctaattagagagagagaacataagggaatagcctgccacagtggcaggagggtgggagggatgctgggtttatttgtggtggagaatgggcactggtgaaaggatgggttcttgaactttgtatgagggaaacatgagcacagaaatgtataaatctgtaactgtaccctcacggtgattcactaattaaaaaataactaaattaaacaattaaaggaaaaaaagatttgaGCTTCTTGGGACTGCCAGGACCACGCAGAGTATGCTTCCGGCTATCAAAACCAGAGCtggtagtggtgctcagggtccttcAGTGATATGCCTGTCGATGtccagggaccacgtggtgctgaggaACAAACTTGGGTCCCAGTGTCTATGATAATTTAAATATCTCCCTGGCCGTGATAAGTTAAGCCTCATTGTTTTTTCTATAAAGTAATGaatttattgtaaatatttcttaagatgtttcaaaattataaaaaagcacTTAGACAAtatcagataaaaataatatcaaagtgGCAGTTTTAGATCTGAGGAAAACTAAATTTCAATGAATAAATTACATGGTTTGATTTCCCTAAAGTCTCCACATTCACAGAAAATTCTGGTAACCATACAATAGAATGGGAATAGAGTACGTATAGGCTGAACACAAAGACTTTAACATAAGAAGATGACAGTTACTTGAAGTTATAACATCTGTATTTGGCAAGGAGACCAGGAACTGGGGAGAGTTATGTCAATTGAATTGAAATTCTATCCAGGATACATCCTTTAGAAAGAAAACTTTCCACAGGGCATCACACAGTCTTGGGAAGTGAGTACCTGCTGAGTACCTTTCTTAGTGCCACCTTCACTTCCTTGTTTCTTAGCGTGTAGACCAGGGGGTTTAGGAGGGGGGTAATAACTGTATAGGTCACTGCCACCAgcaagtccttgtctgaggagtACAGTGATGTGGGCCGCAAGTAGATGAAAGAGGCACAGCCATAGTGGACGATGACCACAGTTAGGTGGGAGGCACAGGTAGCGAAGGCCTTCCGTTGTCCCTCTGCAGAGGAGATCTTGAGGATGGTAGACACAATGAAGACATAGGAGATGAAGATGAGCACAAAGGGGACCAGCAGAACCAGGATGCTGAGGAAAAATATAACCATCTCCTTCAGGTGTGTATCTGTGCAGCCCAGTTTGAGGACAGGGGAAATGTCACAGAAGAAGTGGTTGATACGATTGGAAGAACAGAAGGGGACACTGAACACCAGCACGTTGACAACCACGGAGATCAAGAAACCACAAAGACTGGAAGCCAAGACCAGCAGCATGCAGGTTGTCCTGCTGACAATGAGCATGTAGTTGAGGGGGTTGCAGATAGCCACATAGCGATCATAGCCCATCACAGCAATAAGGAAGCAGTTGGTACAGGCCAAGCCCACAAAGAAATAGAGCTGGGCGGCACAGCCAGAGAAAGATATAGTTGGGCTTGTAGAAAGCAAGTTAGCCAGCATATTTGGTATGATGACTAAGGTGTAGCATGTTTCAGAGCaggagaggacaaagagaaagaagtacATAGGGGTGTGTAATGCCCGGTCTAGGCGGATTACAGTCATGATTGTGGCATTGGCAGTTAGCGTGGTCAAGTATaccagaaggaaaataaagaacaggAGGATCTGCATTTCCCCCAGGTTTGAGAAGCCAACGAGGATGAACTCGGTGATCATGCTCTGGTTCTGCCTCTTCATTGGTCAGAGGGAAATAGAGCTAGACTTTCtggaacaaagaacaaaaataatttgacaatACTGGAATGTGTTTCTGCACAAGATTGTTATTAGTGGTAAGAGAAAATGGG
This region includes:
- the LOC101557804 gene encoding olfactory receptor 10T2-like, whose translation is MKRQNQSMITEFILVGFSNLGEMQILLFFIFLLVYLTTLTANATIMTVIRLDRALHTPMYFFLFVLSCSETCYTLVIIPNMLANLLSTSPTISFSGCAAQLYFFVGLACTNCFLIAVMGYDRYVAICNPLNYMLIVSRTTCMLLVLASSLCGFLISVVVNVLVFSVPFCSSNRINHFFCDISPVLKLGCTDTHLKEMVIFFLSILVLLVPFVLIFISYVFIVSTILKISSAEGQRKAFATCASHLTVVIVHYGCASFIYLRPTSLYSSDKDLLVAVTYTVITPLLNPLVYTLRNKEVKVALRKVLSRYSLPKTV